One Aegilops tauschii subsp. strangulata cultivar AL8/78 chromosome 7, Aet v6.0, whole genome shotgun sequence genomic window carries:
- the LOC109752765 gene encoding uncharacterized protein: MVPLECLKSLIEMDKVAEFAWDEHILNFAMKEVKNFKDNAKLQPSSPFLVGGCFPMLAVVYMDLVFPPPGIDEQKLNLSLPRACFVFDKDFALVLEYNKNKLWLGKASFGMRPLLLLSDTPYATLNSQGGGAANALETAVEDTARADAEMGGSANGPEVVVAQDHAAANGLDISGTRDDGTANDPVGDSVP; the protein is encoded by the exons ATGGTCCCCCTGGAGTGCCTAAAAAGCCTGATAGAGATGGACAAGGTTGCTGAGTTTGCCTGGGATGAGCACATTCTAAACTTTGCGATGAAAGAAGTAAAGAATTTCAAGGACAATGCAAAGCTGCAGCCTTCCTCTCCATTCTTGGTTGGCGGATGCTTCCCTATGCTAGCG GTTGTATATATGGATCTGGTTTTCCCTCCCCCTGGCATAGATGAGCAGAAATTGAACCTCTCTCTGCCGAGAGCTTGCTTTGTGTTTGATAAGGATTTTGCTCTTGTGTTGGAATACAACAAGAACAAGCTTTGGTTGGGCAAAGCCTCATTCGGGATGCGGCCT CTCCTCCTTTTGTCAGACACACCATACGCAACATTGAATTCCCAAGGTGGTGGTGCTGCCAATGCTCTGGAAACAGCTGTCGAAGATACAGCGAGGGCTGATGCAGAAATGGGAGGGTCCGCCAATGGCCCAGAGGTGGTTGTTGCTCAAGACCATGCTGCTGCCAATGGCCTGGACATCTCTGGTACTCGAGACGATGGGACTGCAAATGATCCTGTGGGAGATAGCGTTCCGTAG
- the LOC109752757 gene encoding zinc finger protein 36, which produces MVATAMQALFDQPELSLSLSLVPAAAPALNKDDYLAICLAALAKSGQQAQMMEGQARAWRPAPAPAQELRFSCAVCGKAFASYQALGGHKSSHRKPPPTGERCVVAQASAGAGSEASAAASSGGSSGGPHQCTVCGRGFATGQALGGHKRCHYWDGTSVSMSVSVSVSASSSAVLRNFDLNLLPMPENAGLKRWAEEEEVQSPLPAKKLRLLL; this is translated from the coding sequence ATGGTTGCCACCGCCATGCAGGCCCTCTTCGACCAGCCCGagctctccctctccctctccctggtccccgccgccgcgccggcgcTCAACAAGGACGACTACCTCGCCATCTGCCTCGCCGCGCTCGCCAAAAGCGGGCAGCAGGCGCAGATGATGGAGGGGCAAGCGAGAGCGTGGCGCCCGGCCCCCGCGCCGGCGCAGGAGCTGCGGTTCAGCTGCGCGGTCTGCGGGAAGGCGTTCGCGTCGTACCAGGCGCTCGGCGGGCACAAGTCCAGCCACCGCAAGCCGCCGCCCACCGGAGAGCGGTGCGTCGTTGCGCAGGCGTCCGCGGGTGCTGGGTCGGAGGCGAGCGCGGCGGCGTCCTCGGGCGGGAGCAGCGGCGGGCCGCACCAGTGCACCGTCTGCGGGCGGGGCTTCGCGACCGGGCAGGCGCTCGGAGGGCACAAGCGGTGCCACTACtgggacggcacctccgtgtccATGTCCGTGTCCGTCTCCGTGTCGGCGTCGTCGTCCGCCGTGCTGAGGAACTTCGACCTGAACCTGCTGCCGATGCCGGAGAACGCCGGGTTgaagaggtgggccgaggaggaggaggtgcagAGCCCTCTCCCCGCCAAGAAGCTGAGGCTTTTGCtgtaa